One Saccharopolyspora erythraea NRRL 2338 genomic region harbors:
- a CDS encoding class I SAM-dependent methyltransferase — MLRAHRFFAAVYDRMMSPLERRALAAHRARLLAELPGQVLDIGSGTGANLPFYRSAERVVASEPDPAMRRRLAARAAGARVPVVVSDAHAEALPFDAHSFDTVVFTLVLCTVDSPDRALGEARRVLRPGGRLAVLEHVRSPGSLGRWQRRLTPVWTRVAAGCHLDRDTRSAVERAGFRLEHVEQFRPFPRMVPVRDWLHATAVADG, encoded by the coding sequence ATGCTGCGGGCACACCGGTTCTTCGCCGCGGTCTACGACCGGATGATGAGTCCGCTGGAACGGCGGGCGCTGGCCGCGCACCGGGCGCGGCTGCTTGCCGAGCTGCCTGGTCAGGTCCTCGACATCGGCTCGGGCACCGGGGCGAACCTGCCGTTCTACCGCAGCGCGGAGCGGGTCGTGGCCAGCGAGCCCGACCCCGCGATGCGCCGGCGTCTGGCCGCGCGCGCGGCGGGGGCCCGGGTGCCGGTGGTCGTCAGCGACGCCCACGCCGAGGCGCTGCCGTTCGACGCGCACAGCTTCGACACCGTGGTGTTCACCCTGGTGCTGTGCACGGTCGACTCTCCCGACCGGGCGTTGGGCGAAGCGCGACGCGTGCTCAGGCCGGGCGGGCGGCTGGCCGTGCTCGAACACGTGCGCAGTCCCGGTTCGCTCGGCCGCTGGCAGCGGCGGCTCACTCCGGTGTGGACCCGCGTCGCCGCGGGCTGCCACCTCGACCGCGACACGCGTTCCGCCGTCGAGCGGGCGGGTTTCCGGCTGGAGCACGTCGAGCAGTTCCGGCCGTTCCCCCGCATGGTGCCGGTGCGCGACTGGCTGCACGCCACGGCCGTCGCCGACGGCTGA